The Magnetospirillum sp. genome includes a region encoding these proteins:
- a CDS encoding metalloregulator ArsR/SmtB family transcription factor, with amino-acid sequence MSLSLSTVLEALRAAAEPTRLRLLALCAKGELTVSELVQILGQSQPRVSRHLKLLCDAGLLDRLPEGSWVFYRLAAGTHADGSVGALVRKLAELLPTDDAQLQRDRDGLNAVRATRAARAAAYFDANAASWDRIRSLHAHDREVEQRLLDLMPPRAGFDMLDIGTGTGRMLELLGARGARGVGIDQSHEMLRVARANIAKAGLANVYVRQGDMYRLAWDAPEFDVVTIHQVLHFADDPAAVVAEAARVLRPSGRLVIVDFAPHTYDALRSENAHRRLGFADADMRAWLLAAGLVPVAPVKLPGEALTVCLWAGDKAASAYAAPTSLAPTSLAS; translated from the coding sequence ATGTCGCTGTCGCTGAGCACAGTTTTGGAAGCCTTGCGCGCCGCCGCCGAGCCCACAAGGCTGCGGTTGTTGGCGCTGTGCGCAAAGGGTGAGCTTACGGTCAGTGAATTGGTGCAGATTCTGGGGCAGAGCCAGCCGCGCGTGTCGCGCCATCTCAAATTGCTGTGCGACGCAGGCCTGCTCGACCGGCTGCCCGAGGGCAGTTGGGTTTTCTACCGGCTCGCGGCCGGCACGCATGCGGACGGCTCGGTCGGCGCACTCGTGCGCAAGCTCGCCGAATTGCTGCCGACCGACGATGCGCAGCTGCAGCGCGACCGCGACGGCCTCAACGCCGTGCGCGCGACGCGGGCCGCCCGCGCGGCCGCGTATTTCGACGCCAATGCCGCAAGCTGGGACCGCATCCGCTCGCTGCATGCGCACGACCGCGAGGTCGAGCAGCGCCTGCTCGATCTGATGCCGCCGCGCGCGGGCTTCGACATGCTCGATATCGGCACGGGCACGGGGCGCATGCTCGAGCTGCTGGGTGCCCGCGGTGCGCGCGGCGTGGGCATCGACCAGTCGCACGAGATGCTGCGCGTGGCGCGCGCCAACATCGCCAAGGCGGGGCTTGCGAATGTTTATGTGCGCCAGGGCGACATGTATCGCCTCGCCTGGGACGCGCCCGAATTCGACGTGGTGACGATCCACCAGGTGCTGCATTTTGCCGACGATCCGGCGGCCGTGGTGGCCGAAGCCGCGCGCGTGCTGCGTCCCAGCGGGCGGCTTGTGATCGTCGATTTCGCACCCCACACCTACGATGCGCTGCGCAGCGAAAACGCGCATCGGCGCCTCGGTTTTGCCGATGCCGACATGCGCGCCTGGCTGCTTGCAGCAGGTCTCGTCCCCGTCGCTCCGGTCAAACTGCCGGGCGAAGCTTTGACCGTCTGCCTGTGGGCGGGCGACAAGGCGGCAAGCGCTTATGCTGCACCTACCTCTCTTGCCCCCACCTCATTGGCCTCGTGA
- a CDS encoding VacJ family lipoprotein — MSLTSNLRLSDFALVRRTCLTALLATSLLVGASAARAAEQSATAVQVQIAPVQIAQANEAGGEIWDPIEPVNRYFFEVNRFLDEVMLKPAAAWYGLLPQGVRTGTGNFLGNLRTPWTVANDGLQGQGERAGTAVARFFINTLIGFFGVFDPAKELGFAPHDEDAGQTFGSWGVEDGPYLMLPVLGSSNGRDLVGFVVDAFLDPFNLLTRGTRIDWAPYARAGTTAVHYRDANKQQIEDLQRSSTDLYATVRRVSVERRRAEIRNADPGSSPPSPRMTDGDVPGVSGSRADAAQ, encoded by the coding sequence ATGTCGCTCACGTCGAATTTGCGCTTGTCGGATTTCGCTTTGGTGCGTCGTACGTGTCTGACGGCGCTGCTTGCGACCAGCCTCCTTGTCGGCGCTTCGGCCGCACGCGCCGCCGAGCAATCGGCAACCGCCGTGCAGGTCCAAATCGCGCCGGTCCAAATCGCACAGGCAAACGAAGCGGGCGGCGAAATCTGGGACCCGATTGAGCCGGTCAACCGCTACTTCTTCGAAGTGAACCGCTTTCTCGACGAAGTGATGCTGAAGCCCGCCGCCGCCTGGTACGGCCTGCTGCCGCAGGGCGTGCGCACGGGAACCGGCAATTTCCTCGGCAATCTGCGCACACCGTGGACCGTCGCCAATGACGGGCTGCAGGGCCAGGGCGAACGTGCCGGTACGGCCGTCGCGCGCTTCTTCATCAACACGCTGATCGGCTTTTTCGGCGTCTTCGATCCGGCCAAGGAATTGGGCTTCGCACCGCACGACGAAGACGCGGGCCAGACCTTCGGCAGCTGGGGCGTCGAGGACGGCCCCTATCTGATGCTGCCCGTGCTGGGCTCGTCGAACGGCCGCGACCTCGTCGGCTTCGTGGTCGATGCGTTCCTCGATCCGTTCAATCTGCTCACGCGCGGCACGCGTATCGACTGGGCGCCCTACGCGCGCGCCGGCACCACGGCCGTGCATTATCGCGACGCCAACAAACAGCAGATCGAAGATCTGCAGCGCAGCTCGACCGATCTCTACGCGACCGTGCGCCGCGTTTCGGTCGAACGTCGCCGCGCGGAAATCCGCAATGCCGATCCGGGCTCCAGCCCGCCCTCGCCGCGCATGACCGACGGCGACGTTCCCGGCGTTTCGGGTTCGCGCGCCGACGCAGCGCAGTGA
- a CDS encoding ABC transporter substrate-binding protein, translating into MLRRILLSFVAVLALALAVPSARAQNAVPSASQFIDRLSQTAIEGLTSKDIDHEERKERFRKIFTEAFDVTTIGRFALGSPWRTASESDRAEYLKVFEDYIVASYATRFADYGGEKIVTVGSRRGDDNEAFVQSQFMRTQGAPVRVTWRVRPNGDNWRIIDVIIEDVSMAITQRDDFSATVQRNGGRLSALIEALRAKTTAPAAAPAGRS; encoded by the coding sequence ATGCTGCGCCGCATCCTTCTGAGCTTCGTCGCCGTGCTCGCACTGGCGTTGGCAGTGCCGTCCGCGCGCGCGCAGAATGCCGTCCCCTCGGCCTCCCAGTTCATCGACCGGCTGTCGCAGACGGCGATCGAGGGGCTGACCTCCAAAGACATCGACCACGAAGAGCGCAAAGAGCGCTTCCGCAAGATCTTCACCGAAGCGTTCGACGTGACCACGATCGGCCGCTTCGCGCTCGGCTCGCCGTGGCGCACGGCGAGCGAATCCGACCGTGCGGAATATCTGAAGGTGTTCGAAGACTACATCGTGGCGAGCTACGCCACGCGCTTTGCCGATTACGGCGGCGAAAAGATCGTGACCGTGGGATCGCGCCGCGGCGACGACAACGAGGCTTTCGTGCAGTCGCAGTTCATGCGCACCCAGGGTGCGCCGGTCCGCGTGACGTGGCGCGTGCGCCCGAATGGCGACAACTGGCGCATCATCGACGTGATCATCGAAGACGTGAGCATGGCGATCACGCAGCGCGACGACTTTTCGGCGACCGTGCAGCGCAACGGCGGCCGCCTGTCGGCGCTGATCGAAGCCTTGCGCGCCAAGACCACCGCCCCGGCCGCAGCGCCCGCCGGGCGCAGCTAG
- the ettA gene encoding energy-dependent translational throttle protein EttA has product MAAYQYVYVMKRLAKVYPGGKKVLDDIWLSFLPGAKIGVLGLNGSGKSTLLKIMSGRDPDTSGEHFLAEGATCGLLEQEPHLDPKKTVAENVMEGLGSLKSMVDRFEDVSNKLGEVTDDDEMNALLAEQAELQEKIDAADAWDLNRTIEIAMDALRCPPGDAAVTKLSGGERRRVALCRLLLQKPDLLLLDEPTNHLDAESVGWLERFLHDYPGCVVAVTHDRYFLDNVAGWILELDRGKGIPWEGNYSSWLDQKQKRLALEEKQETNRQKTLERELEWIKSSPRARQAKNKARIQAYDALVAEERDRAPDSMQIQIAPGPRLGNTVVVAEQLSKGFGDKLLIDKLDFRLPAGGIVGIIGPNGAGKTTLFRMLVGQDKPDSGKLEVGETVQFGYVDQSRDDLDANKTVWEEVSKGDDILVIGGRNVPSRAYVASFNFKGADQQKKVGQLSGGERNRVQLAKMLKAGSNVLLLDEPTNDLDVDTLRALEDALLGYSGCVLVISHDRWFLDRIATHILSFEGDSQVVWFEGNYQDYEADKKRRLGADADQPHRIKYKPLTRD; this is encoded by the coding sequence ATGGCCGCCTATCAATATGTCTACGTGATGAAGCGTCTCGCCAAGGTCTATCCGGGCGGGAAAAAGGTGCTGGACGATATTTGGCTGTCCTTTCTGCCGGGGGCGAAGATCGGCGTGCTGGGCCTCAACGGGTCGGGCAAATCGACCTTGCTCAAGATCATGTCGGGGCGCGATCCGGACACGTCGGGCGAACATTTCCTGGCCGAAGGGGCGACGTGCGGCCTTCTCGAGCAGGAGCCGCATCTCGATCCCAAAAAAACCGTGGCCGAAAACGTCATGGAAGGTTTGGGCTCGCTGAAATCGATGGTCGACCGCTTCGAAGACGTGTCGAACAAATTGGGCGAAGTGACCGACGACGATGAGATGAATGCGCTTTTGGCCGAGCAGGCCGAGCTGCAGGAGAAGATCGACGCCGCCGACGCCTGGGACCTCAACCGCACGATCGAAATCGCCATGGATGCGCTGCGCTGCCCGCCGGGCGATGCGGCCGTGACCAAGCTTTCGGGCGGCGAGCGCCGACGCGTGGCTTTGTGCCGCCTGCTGCTGCAGAAGCCCGATCTCTTGCTGCTCGACGAACCGACCAACCATCTCGACGCCGAATCTGTCGGCTGGCTCGAGCGCTTCTTGCACGATTATCCGGGCTGCGTGGTGGCCGTTACGCACGACCGCTACTTTCTCGACAACGTGGCGGGCTGGATCCTCGAGCTCGACCGCGGCAAGGGCATCCCTTGGGAAGGCAATTACTCGTCGTGGCTCGACCAGAAGCAGAAGCGCCTGGCCCTGGAAGAGAAGCAGGAAACCAACCGCCAGAAGACGCTCGAGCGCGAGCTCGAATGGATCAAGTCGAGCCCGCGCGCGCGCCAAGCCAAGAACAAGGCGCGCATCCAGGCCTACGACGCGCTGGTGGCCGAGGAGCGCGACCGCGCGCCGGACAGCATGCAGATCCAGATCGCACCGGGCCCGCGTCTCGGCAACACGGTCGTGGTGGCCGAGCAGCTCAGCAAGGGCTTCGGCGACAAACTCCTGATCGACAAGCTCGATTTCCGCCTGCCGGCGGGCGGCATTGTCGGCATCATCGGGCCCAACGGGGCCGGCAAAACGACGCTTTTCCGCATGCTGGTGGGCCAGGACAAGCCCGACAGCGGCAAGCTCGAGGTCGGCGAGACGGTGCAGTTCGGCTACGTGGACCAGAGCCGCGACGATCTCGACGCCAACAAAACCGTGTGGGAAGAAGTCTCGAAGGGCGACGACATTCTCGTGATCGGCGGCCGCAACGTGCCGAGCCGCGCCTACGTGGCGTCGTTCAATTTCAAGGGTGCGGACCAGCAGAAGAAGGTCGGCCAGCTTTCGGGCGGCGAGCGCAACCGCGTGCAGCTCGCCAAGATGCTCAAAGCCGGCTCCAACGTGCTGCTGCTCGACGAACCGACCAACGATCTCGACGTCGATACGCTGCGCGCCCTCGAAGACGCGTTGCTGGGATATTCGGGCTGCGTGCTGGTGATCAGCCACGACCGTTGGTTCCTCGACCGCATCGCCACGCACATCCTGTCGTTCGAAGGCGACAGCCAAGTCGTTTGGTTCGAAGGCAACTACCAGGATTACGAAGCCGACAAGAAGCGGCGCCTTGGTGCGGATGCCGACCAGCCGCACCGTATCAAATACAAGCCGCTTACGCGGGATTGA